The nucleotide window TAATCTGGCTTTTTCAATATCTTTACTCAATGATAATACTAATCCCAATAAATAAGCATTCCATATTGGATCGATCTGCGTTGCAATTCTAAAACCGGTATAGCTTGATGGTGCTAATGTATTTTCGTTAATAGGTGGAATTTCAGCTAGTTTAGAATCGAAATTAGTATGTATTTCTTCCAATAATTTCAATGATTCCTCTTTTAAATCGAAAAAAATATTTTTTTCGATTGTGTATGGAAAAATGTCCGTATCTCCATATCTTGCGATATTGTCTAAAGCTTGTTTAAAATATTTTTGCATTTAAACTCTCCAACATAATTTAACAATTTTAATTATAATCTAAAAAAATACTTATATCCCATCCCCTTCGCTATACGATTAAATCGTTACAGTTGAAAGGGAAAAACTATGAATGAATTTATTGAAGCGACTTGTGAAGATTTGAAAGATTCGATTGATGACATTTTAAAGGAATTCACAAAATTAAAGTCAAGCTGAATCTTTATACGGAAGATGACATCAAAGATTAATTAAAAAGTTCTTTTATATCTATTTCAAGAGCTTTGGCAATATCAAACAATGTACCGGCAGGGGTGTTTACCTCTGCTCTTTCAATCATGCCAACATAATTTCTGCATTTCCCTATTTTTTCAGCAAACTTTTCTTGCGAAAGCCCTTTTGACTTTCTCAAAAATTTAATATTCAAACCTAACTTTTTTAAATCTCGTTTGCTCATTGTACATATTTTCTTTTTTAAGTTATAATTTTTCTACCAAGTGAGATTAGTCAAAATATCTTAAAAGTATTTTTGTATCGAATTAAATAGGAGATATAAAATATGACAAGTAAGATTGTGCAAAAGTTCCTAAAATGTTTGATAGTATTACTTTTAATGCAAGGGCAAACGACCTTTGCATATAATTGCGAAACTTGTTTAGATACAGGAAGAAAGGCTGTGGCGCCATCTGTTATACTTCCAGCTCCATATTATCCTGTGCCATATCCTCAATCTAATTACACCCCAACTGCAAATTACTCAACATATCAACCGCCAAATGCATCAAGTGCAAGCCAAATGCAACTTTATAACTTAAACAACAATTTGAACAATGTAAATCATAATTTAGAAGTCATTAAAAATATGAATATGAAGCAAAATTACAGGAGATATTAAGAATGACAAAAGGCTTCACACCCTATTATTTTGGAGATAAAAATCCTGACAATTTAATTTTAATACAAAAGTTGCCACAACTTTTAGAAGAACAATCACGACAAGAAAAAATTGAAAGTTTTATAACGGTAATATGCTTTATATTGTTAATCGTGCTATGTATTTTTGTTTATAATCATAGAGATAAAATACAACATTTTTTTGAAAAATTATTTTTAAAATTAAAAATGTATTATTGTTCTTTAAGTAGGGTTGAAAAATTATTAACAGTTTTAATAGGTATGATTTTCGTTTTAATTTTGATAATTTGCGCATACTTTTTTAGAATTTATTAAATTTACACTCTCGGATAAAATTATTTAATTTTAAAATGCAATAGTTTATATGGCCTTTAAATTACTCTCGCAACCTGTTTTATAAGAATTTTCAAGCACATCCATAGCTTGTTTTACATGGGCTCCGCTTTGATGAGAGTATCTTATAACCATTTGAATTGTTTTATGTCCTGAAATTCTCTGTATAGTTCTTAAATCAACTCCCGCTTCTGCAAGCCTTGTTATTGCGGTATGCCTTAAAGTATGTCTTACAACAACTTTTGAGTCAAGCCCTGCTTCTTCAACAACTGCTCTAAAGGCTTTATCAATCCATTTTAAATGCCCTGATTTTGCATTTTTTGATGGGAATAAATACGGCTGCGAACTGTCAACCATAGGAATATAATCTCTTAAAAAATTTGCAACCTCTTTTGTCATCATTTGCGTTCTTGCTCCTGCTTTTGCGTGTGGAATGTATATCACTCTTTCTGCAATATTAATGTTTTTAAGCTCGCTTGATAAAATTTCGCTTCTTCGCATTGATGTTCCAAGTGCAATTAAAATAAATGGGTAAATATATTGATTGGAATATCTGGAAGCTATATCCAAAATTCTATTGCATTCTTCCGGCGAGAGGGCAAAATTTCTTGCGTTATCTTCTCTGAATTTTTTAATTTTACAATTTTTATGAGGAATCAAGCCCCAGTCCTCAAGCGAATTTAACATATGTGAAAGCGTTTGAATTTCTCTGTTTATTGTTGATTTTGAAATATCTGTTTTTGACCTTTCGCTTTTGTATTTTTCAATGTCAAAAGTTGAGATTTTGCTCACAATATAATTTTTGAAAAACGGCACAAGGTACATTCTTAATTGTTGTTCTTTCTTTGTAATTGATTTACCGCCTGTTTCTTTTAAGCCTTTAATGTATTTTTCGCTTGCCTCTTTAAACTTTAACGGCACTTTTCTTGCGTGCGGAAGATTTAACCTGTCGCATTTTGCATCATTTTTAAGTTGAGAAATTATTTCTTCAACCTTGCTTTTTGTTGTTCCGTCTGATTAAAAGCCCGCGACTCTGTGAATTCTTTTTCCGTTTACACAAATATTAACTGAAAATTTGCCGTCATTATTTTTTGTTTTTTCATAAACAATTCCGTTTTCAACAATCATTTTGCCGTATTCAAGTTTTGAACAATTTGCTTTTGTAAGTTTTTCATATTTTATGCTCATTTTTGCCTTCTTCCTTTTTACCCTTAAACTCGCCTATAATAAAGTACAAGGGGGATTTTGTACACTATTTTTTTAAAAGGGGCAGAGTAAACCACCCCATTTAATATGATTTTTAATAATTAGGTTCTACAATGTTTTTTATGCCGATTTTAAGCCCGATTTTTCTTTGACCGTTTTTTAGTTTTCCATATTTTAAATTAGGGAAAAACTTTTTGAATCTTTCTGTAATTGCAGTTTTATCCGTTATCGGTTTATCGAATTTATTTTGGCTAATAACCCTTGCACAAGTGTCGTCAACACCAAGTTCCATAATGTCTTGATTTTTAGAAAAAGCACAATAATCAAGCATAAGTTCTGTTTCGGTTATACCTTCTTCAAGTTCGCATTCTTCAATTTCACTATCTTCAATATATCTTTGAATGTGCGAGCTTGCGTATTGCATAGCAGATAAACCGTCTTCAACAGGCGAATAATTAATGCCTTCTTTTAGTAAATTATTGAATTCTTTTATTAAGCGATTTAAAAATGAAGGCAAAATTTCCTTGCATATAAATTCTTCATCTTCTTTTAATCTCGGATCTGCTTTTTCTTGACCTGGTTTTGGATTTGATGAAAATATCGTTTCGAACTTAATGAGTGCAAATCTGCTTAAAACAGCTTCAATATTAGATGAGAGGTAGGGTATTGTATTTAAGTTGAAAATGCCTATTGCCTTAGGCTTTATATAAAAAGGTTTTTGATATTTTTCTTCAACTTTCATTGAATCGCCTGTTGCAAAATTAATTAAATTTTTACATTCATCTAATGCAATAACAGAACTTTCCGAAGCCCAATTAACTTTACTTACAGCAAGCCCAGCAAGTGTAAACTCTCTGCTTTTATCTGCACTTTTAAATGCTTGCAAAGGGATTGATGTTATTCCGTTACCTGCATATAATTGCCTAATCCATTCATTGACGGTGTCTTTTCCGTTACTACCATCACCCAAGAGTAAAAGAATTCTTACCATCCTTGAAAATCTTTTGCGGACTTCACTTAAATCAAATGATGAAGCGAGAACCCTGAACAAAATCGCTTGTTTTTCTTTGCTCAACATTTTGTTCATAACTTCATCAAAATATTTACTTGAAACCTGCGGATTGTATTCAAAATTAGAGTAATATGTAAAATACAATTCAGGACTATGGGGCATTAATTCAAATACAGCCTCTTTATTTTCATTATAGGAAATTTTCAAATACCCGTTTTTAGTATTTATGCCAGGCGGATTTATAAGCTCTTCGCTTATTCGAGTTTTTCTTAAAATATAGGAATGTGCTTCATTTACATAATTTGGTTTTGCAAATTTAAATTCACCCTTATTATCTTGCCATTTATCAAAAAAATGCGTTAATTGCGTTATTACATAATTTTCTTCAAGTTCTTTATAATAATTTCCATTATATTTGTACAATGTATTTCCGACCGTTATATAACCAAGACCGCTATTTAAAAATTCTTTTAAGGCAATATGTCCTGCAATTTTTTCAGATTTTTTTATCTTGATTTTATAACCTCTTTTGCTTGCTTCCCAAAGTAAAGTTTTAAAAGTGATGAGTCGTATTGTAGAATTTTGTTTTCTTGCGTTTTTTATTAATGCCCTTAAATGTTTACCTTTATTTTTTATATCGGGCGACCATTTATCAATGATATTGTAAACTTCTTCATCATCTTTAATTACAGAAGCAATAGCCCAAACGATATTTCGCCAATATTCATAGCCCGGGTCTTGTTCGATATAGGATAACATTTCTTCTATTTTTTCTTTCGTATAAATGTTTTTGTCAAAATCATTTTCTTTGTCGCTATCATTTTTGCTATCTTTGTTAATATAACTTTGTCTTCCGCTTTCTATAAGTTCTGAGATAATTTCTTTAGGAATAAATTTTTCAAAAACTTCCGGGTTTGAACCCTTTGAGTCATAAAAAAGACGACTGCAATCAGAACAAGCAGAATCAGCTTGAGGAAATATTTTCAATAATCCTCTTATTGCGTTTTCGTAGGCTTCTTGATTTTTTATTGGCAGTTCAATTTCAAAAATAACTCTAAAACGGTTATTTTCTTCTGTGTGGCTGGGCGTTTTATAAATTATTGTTGCATATTTTTTAATAAAATTATTTTCGTATGCCTCTTTTAATGAATAGCCATTGTCAAAATCCAGAACGAGTACCTCAGACGAAATAAAAATTTTCTTATTTCTTGTTTTGTTTTGTTGGCATTTTGCCCAAAAAGCAAAACCTTCATTAATTGCATTTGCCAACTTTTGAGCGGTGCCATTTTGATTAACAAAACATTTGTTATTGTTTCCGGTAATGGGTGTCTTGTTAATCATTTTTTTGTTAATTGAATATTCAATTTTTTTCATTTTTTGTATTACATTCTGACTCGTTGAAGTCTGCTTGCCATATTCCAAGAGCCAAGAGTCTAAATCCTCCTTAAAATAGAATATGCGCCCTCTTTTGATATAAGGCGGACCTTTTCCAAAATATCGCCATTGAGCAAGAGCTTTTTCCTTAACTCCTAAATACAATGCCGTATTTTTTACATCTAATCTGTTGTCAGGATAAATTTGTAAGTTTTGCATGTCTTGTTACCTCCAAATATTATTTGACAACAAAACCTAAAATCCACATACCGTAAGTTTTTCGACATATTTTCGGCAAAAAAGCGACTAATTTTATTAGTCGCTTTAAATTGAATGTGAATTTTCCATATTTTATGAAAAAAGGCCTATATCATTATTTATCTTATTTCCATAGCCACTTTTATTTACAATTAAATCAAAATCAGCAAATTGCCTAAACTTTTTATTTATCCGTTCTTTAATTTTATCAACACTTTTAGCGGCTATGCCTACAACTTCTGCAATATCAGAACTTTTTGTATATTTATTTTTTTTCGAATTTTTAATAACAATTTTTAAATAATTAATTTCGTGTTTTGTAAAATTAATTATTGTTTCTTTATATCTACAAGTTTCATTTTCTTCATTAAGATAAAAATCATAAATATCAGGTTCCCACCCCATAAACTCTTCATAATCTTGAGGGATTGTGCTTATAAAATTTATTTTATTTTTAGAATTATTTTCCATTCAAACATTATAACATGCGGACATACAGACATATATAAATAAAAAATAAATTTTAATTTTAAAAAAAAATATATATTTTTTATTTTATTTTTAAATTTTTTAACTAATGCCTGTCTGCATGTCCATATGTCTCATAAAACTCTTATTTTTATTAATATTTTTTGTTTCAATGATTTTAAACTTTGAAAAAATTTACAAAAAATCAAAATTACACATTGCAATTTTGAGGCTAGGGCTAGGTTCAAGACACTCGGATTATATTTAAAATTCGATAACTTTTATGGTACAATAAGCAAGAGGTGTTCCAATGTATCAAAACAGATTTAAAGATAATGACGAATATAAAGCAAAAATAGATAGTTTCAGACCTTTATCCGAACAAGTTTTATCGCAATTAAAGGCATACTATAAAATTGGTTTAACTTATTCTTCAAATGCCATAGAAGGCAACACTTTAACCCTTGTTGAAACAAAAATAATTATTGAAGACGGTTTAACAATAGGGGGGAAATCTGTAAAAGAACATTTAGAAGTTATCGGGCACGCTCAAGCGTACGACCTTTTATTTAAGTTGAGTACGGAAAATATAATTACAGAAGATGACATTTTGCAATTGCACAAACTTTTTTATAAAAATATTGATGAGCAAAAAGCCGGAGTGTACAGGGATTGCAATGTAATGATTACCGGTAGCGAATTCGAGCTTCCAAAACACGACAAAGTTAAAAGCTTAATGCAAGAGTTTTGCGAAAATATTCCTAAAGCAAAAAAGCAATATCACCCTGTTGAATTTGCAGCAAGAATTCATGAAAAATTTGTTGCAATTCATCCTTTTATGGATGGAAATGGCAGATGTGCAAGGCTTTTGATGAATTTGGCTTTGCTTCAAGCAGGGTATAATATAGTTGTTATTCCTCCGATTGTGAAAAACGACTATATTGGTAATCTCGAAGAAGCACATACAACTCAAAACGTTAAACCTTTTATAAATTTCATTTCAGAAATGGTTCTTGAATCTCAAAAAGAATATTTGAGGATTATTGAGAGGTTGAAATAAATATATAGGCAACATAACAGAATTAACCATAAAATTATTATTTTTATTTTTTCCAGGAATTTTATATTACATTTTATTACATAAATTTACTTTTAGACCAAAAAAGGAATTTAGTTTTTTTATTGTTTATTCCTTTATTTTTTCAATTATGGTCTATTCAATATATGCGTTTCTAAAATATATGTTTACAAAATCATCAGATATATACTTTTTTAATGACTTATTTAATACCAGTAAAATATTTCACTACAAAGAAATATTTATGGTTTCGTTAGTTGCGATTATTACAGTCGTTCTATATTCTTATT belongs to Candidatus Gastranaerophilales bacterium and includes:
- a CDS encoding helix-turn-helix transcriptional regulator — translated: MSKRDLKKLGLNIKFLRKSKGLSQEKFAEKIGKCRNYVGMIERAEVNTPAGTLFDIAKALEIDIKELFN
- a CDS encoding tyrosine-type recombinase/integrase, translating into MPLKFKEASEKYIKGLKETGGKSITKKEQQLRMYLVPFFKNYIVSKISTFDIEKYKSERSKTDISKSTINREIQTLSHMLNSLEDWGLIPHKNCKIKKFREDNARNFALSPEECNRILDIASRYSNQYIYPFILIALGTSMRRSEILSSELKNINIAERVIYIPHAKAGARTQMMTKEVANFLRDYIPMVDSSQPYLFPSKNAKSGHLKWIDKAFRAVVEEAGLDSKVVVRHTLRHTAITRLAEAGVDLRTIQRISGHKTIQMVIRYSHQSGAHVKQAMDVLENSYKTGCESNLKAI
- a CDS encoding Fic family protein, with product MYQNRFKDNDEYKAKIDSFRPLSEQVLSQLKAYYKIGLTYSSNAIEGNTLTLVETKIIIEDGLTIGGKSVKEHLEVIGHAQAYDLLFKLSTENIITEDDILQLHKLFYKNIDEQKAGVYRDCNVMITGSEFELPKHDKVKSLMQEFCENIPKAKKQYHPVEFAARIHEKFVAIHPFMDGNGRCARLLMNLALLQAGYNIVVIPPIVKNDYIGNLEEAHTTQNVKPFINFISEMVLESQKEYLRIIERLK